A region of Beijerinckia sp. 28-YEA-48 DNA encodes the following proteins:
- a CDS encoding DUF1045 domain-containing protein, giving the protein MRYAVYFTPEKSDPLTIAAQAWLGRDVFSGEAIPATDHEGLTARDLWHHTAAPRRYGFHATLVAPFHLAAGVSEQDLLASIAGFTGTCEPFQIPRLEVARLGNFYALTPAVPCEQLDDLAWSAVDHFNTLRAPLSEGEIERRSLVGLSPRQFNYLVRYGYPYVRDEFRFHMTLTGSVADATDGLETALASYFSPIIAAPVSVDSITLFVEPERGAPFNVHSVHRFGRTEARRYA; this is encoded by the coding sequence ATGCGTTACGCGGTGTATTTCACGCCGGAAAAATCCGATCCCTTGACGATCGCCGCGCAGGCTTGGCTCGGTCGCGATGTTTTCAGCGGTGAAGCCATTCCGGCGACCGATCATGAGGGGCTGACGGCCAGGGATCTCTGGCATCACACCGCCGCGCCGCGACGCTATGGTTTCCACGCGACACTGGTTGCACCGTTTCATCTGGCAGCTGGTGTGAGCGAGCAAGATCTGCTCGCTTCGATCGCCGGTTTTACCGGCACATGCGAGCCGTTCCAGATTCCCCGGCTTGAGGTTGCCCGCCTCGGCAATTTCTATGCTTTGACCCCGGCGGTTCCCTGCGAGCAGCTCGATGATCTGGCCTGGTCGGCGGTCGATCATTTCAACACGCTGCGGGCGCCGCTGAGCGAGGGCGAAATCGAGCGCCGCAGCCTGGTCGGGCTGTCACCGCGCCAATTCAATTATCTGGTGCGCTATGGCTATCCCTATGTGCGCGACGAGTTTCGCTTCCACATGACCCTGACCGGCTCGGTCGCCGACGCCACCGACGGTCTTGAGACGGCGCTCGCAAGCTATTTTTCTCCGATTATTGCCGCGCCGGTTTCCGTCGACAGCATCACCCTGTTCGTCGAGCCCGAACGCGGCGCCCCCTTCAACGTCCACAGTGTGCATCGCTTCGGCAGGACCGAAGCCAGAAGGTATGCCTGA